TAGCTTGTGATTGTGtagaaataatgtttatccattGCCGATGCTCAATTGATGCAGTCAAAATAATATTCTTTTGTCAAATGCAAAATGTAAACATATACGAGAGCTACAAAAACCTCAATATGGAAATAACAAATATAGACatatcagaatgtgaatatatatgttcaaactcttttaggtcattttttagtagcaataaacaaaaaaactatgttaattggacatgctttgatactatatatgcccttgaatttttactagataacatttttgttcgctttggggattccgtatatcgtcagattatcggaattccaatggggactaactgtgcaccacttattgcggacctctttttgtattgttacgagttacaatttatgacaaaaataagcaaagacccatcaaaacaacatctgataaacaaatttaataatacttttagatatttggatgatattttggctctcaataatgacgacttcagtatgtatattaatgaaatttatcctggtgaactcactttaaataaagctaatactaacaatgaccactgccctttcctcgatcttgatatctatatcactaacggaaagctgaatactaaaatttatgataaaagggatgatttttcatttcctatcgttaattatccgtttttagatggtgacgttcccttgtcaccatcttacggtgtttatatatctcaacttgtacgattcgctcgtgtatgtaacaatgttttagattttaacgagagaaatttatgtattactgaaaaattattacaccagggttttcgatatcacaaactagtcaaaacatttactaaattttatcatcggtataaagacatcattcgtaaatatagctcaacatgcagactttttatacgttcaggtatttcacatccaattttttatggaaatattctttataaagcacaaaggtgtcagtattcacctcataaacttacaaaacctttgaataaacttattaagaagggatataattacgatactgttgtcaagtcattaaagattgcatattttggcgttaatattgagtcactgataaggtctttgcgtcggaactaagcacatttattctaaaaacagttgttggcatgacacgggttatgttcttctcatatatgttatgatggtatgatactaaaccccttacgggaaggattgtgcctgatgttcatatgatgaaatcataatctttcagtcagtttaattgaagtctggagctggcatgtcagttaactgctagtagtctgttgttatttatgtattattgtcattttgtttattttctttggttacatcttctgacatcagactcggacttctcttgaactgaattttaatgtgcgtattgttatgcttttacttttctacactggttagaggtatagggggagggttgagatctcacaaacatgtttaaccccgccgcatttttgcgcctagctgtcccaagtcaggagcctctggcctttgttagtcttgtattatttaaattttagtttcttgtgtacaatttggaaattagtatggcgttcattatcactgaactagtatatatttgtttaggggccagctgaaggacgcctccgggtgcgggaatttctcgctacattgaagacctgttggtgaccttctgctgttgtgtgttttttttattttggtcgggttgttgtctctttgacacattccccatttccattctcaattttataaacagaacatttgggttttgttcattgttgaaggccgtacggtgacttatatCTGTTAATTTCTATGGCATTTGGTCTcatgtgaagagttgtctcattggcaataacaccacatcttcatatcaAACTTTCGTAAGATAACACTTTTAGgacaaaagtttcattttattgcaaaaatcAATTGTTACATCATTATATACTTGGACCTTGAACGTTCATCAATTTATATAATCACATATGCAacacacaaaaacaacaacattggTGTGAtatcctacaatgacaaaacatcaatacatattatacacACAATGATGTTTTTCTAATGACAATGCATGTTCTCTTATGACAAGGATTTTTGTAATGACAATGATTTTATTCTTATGATAATTGTTAACTCTTATGACGATGGGTGTTTTCATTATGACAATGAATGTTCTCTTATGACAATGAATGTTCTTTTATGACAATGAATGTTCTTTTATGGCAATGAATGTTCTCTTATGACAATGATTGTATTCTTATGACAATGATTGTATTCTTATGACAATTGTTAAATCTTATGACGATGGTTTTTCTCCTTATGGCAATGATTAAATCTTATGACAATGACTAAATCTTATTACAATGGATTTATCATATCAACTCTTCAAAACTTGacagtatttgttttatcaataaaggcaacagtagtataccgtttaTCAAGTCAATAGTAATTGATGCACACGTATAAGTAGATGTACCACAATAGCAATGCATAATGACACaaacttatacaaaatattaaaagaaaaaattggatatctatttaaattttcaactccggatatttgttctttttatcagttaagataacaatttcaaagattatttacattttaaatgtcaaaCGTTTAAAACTAGATCagttaaataatcaaatatcagTTAAAAGTTGCATATGTAAAAAGTCTAACAATTAGTTTTCATCGTGGTCATGTATCAAAAATAAACCTGACATACATATAAAtccaagaaataaaaataatgttttaattaacCGAATGTCTGGCTTGGTTAATTCATGTTGAAGTATTTCAAAGAATGTGACATACAAGAATGTTCCACAAGCTATTCCTTGCAAGATCCCCACTGCTAAAGAAGATGTCGTTCCTTGGCCAAATTCAATAATTAACAAACCAATAACCATCCCGATCGGCGTAGCTAAGGCAAAAGTAACAATAGATCGTATCTGTGCCCAAAACGTAAGTTCGCTTTGGCTTAATGCCATACCTAAACTGAAGGCAACAATCACTTTGTGAATACTGATGCcaataaaaatttcaacaacATCAGTGGTTTGTTTCTCTAGTCCGCCAGCTATTCCTTCGAAAATAGAATGCAAAGATAAAGCTACCAACAGCAAGATAGATCTCAAAGTGGAACTGTTTGTTTCAGAGTTCTTCACCGACAGAGTAACACAGCTCTCTAAGTCTTTTGATTTCTTCTCTACTGCATGGTCGTCTATTTCAACACCCGATGAAGAAATATATGATATGCGAAAATCATCTTTGCTTGATAAAACGGTTCTTTCGGTTTTGATTGCTTTCATTCTCATCGTATCATTTGAGTCATGGCTAATTATTTCTCGTTTTTCCTGGTAAATCATTACACATTGTTCCACGGCTAACATTAGCATTAGCCCCATAACCATTATAAACTGAGCCACAGGGTAATGCTCGAATTTCGCAGATTCCTTGATATGTGGTTCTAAAGCCTCTATTGTTTCAGGAAGTAGATCCAACAGACATGTAGCCATGAATACACCTGCAGCAAAACAGTTGAGAGTACTTAATACACGCCGATACACTCTTGATGTTTCTAAGTTTTTCCTATAATGATAGATACATTTCACAGGAATAAATCCAAAAAGAAACGTAGCCACAAAGAGTCCAAAAAgaatcaaaacttttactaGTACAACATCCATGTTGGCACCGTGTTCTCGTCTAGATAGAAAATACACTGACCTACAGTGCCagtaaattatcatttcacATGTTGGATTCACATTTTCTATATATAGTACAAGTATCACGTATCGACCATGTTTCACAACTCGTTGACCTTTGACATGACCCTGGACTTAATACTTCCGGCTTTAATTCACACTTTTATGTGAGGTTAATCAAACTTTGTAATCTAGTAGGAGTGCACAGGTGTTGACCAGTTCATAGCTTTATCCTTGTTGAAAATAGTAAtgaataaattcatcatagataccaagactaaatttagtatatacgccagacgagcgttttgTCTATAGTCTACAAatgacttatcagtgacgctcgaatccgaaaagttaaaaaggccaaataaagtacagttttgccaaatacagctaaggtaatatatgcctgaggtatAATAGCAATACACATGTTCATTGAAATCTGAGAACATGACAGTGGCCCATCCAGAAACTGAGCCCACTGACTGTCTGAGAGGGAGCCCGCTCCATTCATGCTTAAGTGACtctctatataatcaaccaaatatttTCCAGAAGAAGGggggataaaaaaaaccaatctaAATCCACCTCGTCATAAAGGTACGATACGATACGATACAAGATTTGTTTGAATTGTACCTGTATATTCATACCAACTAAGAAATGCACACCACCTCATTCTGACTCACAGGAAAAGAAAACAAGTTGCTTACTTAAAAAAGCAATACGTAAACCTAAGACCGCTGACTTGCGCAACAAAAGATTGTTACTGATTTTTTGTGTCCATTTGAATGTATATAATGAATGTAAATAGAAGAAGATAATGATGAGGTTAAACTACCTTCATCAAAAATATGTAACAGTGGGTACATTATTGCACAAGTCAGATGAAAGTAATGTTAGATAGTCGTGAATAgaaaagtgtatatatatatatatatatatatatatacagctactatttaagaaataaatggaagcaatagatttgttggaaatttacacatggcctggatGTATAATGATCAAAATTTGCACAAACTagttacaatataaatttaagcaCTCAGTTTGCTTTATAATctgatgcatttattttatctacCATATCTTTATATTGAGTTTCCTTCATATAATCAACTCGATATTGAATTCATCTGTTCTCGTGACATGGTAGATATTGTATAGATAAATTTTCCAAGTGAAGTGCAATCCTGTGACATCCAACTTTTAAGAACGTTTCTTATATATTACTTGAAAGTAACACACCAGCTTCATTTGGACCTCTTATTTCGGTCTCATAAAAcatctaaaattttaaagattacCTGATTTCTTTAATCAATCCAACTATTCTACAAGGAAACTTGCTCTTAAGAGGAccaatttatatagaaaatatagatatgctcagataccaggattaacaTGTAACTCAATTAAATTCAATACTTTATTTAAGTCTCATTtctcaataatatataatacaacattacataaaatgtaaaaatatatgaatataaaaggAGAACCAGTCTGTATAGAATTACAAGAGACCGTAAcattaaaaattgtataaagaattcatctattataaaacatattgacaCTAACATTATTTacgggcgtatgacatttgcgccgattttgaaaattttcattctttcattttcgccgatttcattttttcatttgcgccgattttttatTTGCTCCTAATGAGATTTACAGGTAAATcaatacttgtacatgtactatatcATTGGTAAAAGTTGGttctttatgtttttcatttatgtttaagataattttgattcatatttttctgCAACTTCGTTGTAACGATGAGCATATTGCACACTGAAACGAGCCGAGGAGACAATTCTTTAATCACCAAGGGCCATACATATCGGAAGGTCAGTGTCCTGATATATTACAACTATCTTACTAATGTACCATAAAACTGTGTAAAGCCAGAGTCACCAcggattttattgtcaaaacacagATCGAGCATAAATATGTGGCAGATGTCCGAAAGACAGAGGCTAAAGAACTACGGTTATGTTCAGGGAAAATGTCTGGAGATGTATCTTGTAGGCATTCATCCACCTCCCCACTGTGGACAGGGGACAACAGTTATatgattatatacatgttatgattgacaattcataaatTTGTACAAGTGGCTAATGGAAGAGGTCTATaatgttaaaagaaaaacaatatgccgcttggatggagagttctctcattgTCACTCGtatcatatcttcttatatctattcaactgtaatttacctgtaaaaaaatcggcgcaaatgaagcGCAGATCgacgcaaatgcaaaacgccgttatttacagtataaaacatttCTACGTCTATTTACAATAAGATTACATGCTTTGGCACAGCTACGAATCATactattatttgtaaataaaaacattctgtTTATCACCAAAAGACATAAAATCCCTATTAAAATGTGTTGCTCTATAAATTTCTTCTAAAATCGTCATATAATTAAAAGATCTTAAATTAACATGGGCTTCATATTCTAAACTATTCATACAATTATCGCACACTCGATCTTATACCATTGTTTTTTCAAATCTACCCGTTTCTATTTTTTGTGGTGCTACACCACATCGAATTTTGGCAAACAAACCCTTTTGCTAAAATGGCAGTGACATTTTACAATAAGTCTCCGTTTCAAAACTGTTCttcaataaattatttgtaataataataagCTTTCTCTGATTGTAAATCGCCTTGCCACTGCTCGACATATTTACTTAACATTTTAGACGTAACACTATTGACAACTGAAGCACTATTAAATTATTCCGTAGTGATACACAAACGTTCTGCATTATactcaaaaaatgttttccttaCATAAAAATTCCAATTTTTTATACACTTATGTTTCACTCATAATGTCTGCCCATATGAAAATGTTTCTGTTTAAATGATCAGAAGACATATTGTTTAAACGCCGGGcctcaattaaaaatattttggtttgcccaaaccctacccataggttgagacagtgggtaggtaggtaggcattttctttttttttccaaaatgagaaattgaagtatccggtgtttattagtcttcatacctatctgattaaaaaacactttttttcaaatcaggacaataaaagaacttgagtaggcagctttttttctgggtaggtagcgtttgggcaaacaaacctattcttTTTTATGGCCGGGCACCATAGTcgaaaaaaactcatcatagataccagaactaaattttctatatacgccagacgcgcgtttcgtctacaaatgactcatcagtgacgctagaatcaaaaaaagtttaaaaaaaaagcaaaataaagtacgaagttgaagggccttgaggaccaaaattcctaaaagttttgccaaatccagctaaggtaatctatgcctgaggtagaaaagccttagtttttcaaaaagcaTTATAATTAAGCACTGCAATTGTTTTTGGAAGATAGGTATCCACCCCATATCCCCTGTTACTGCAGCAttttgagtttatttacaaactgcAAGAAAAATCTGCAAGCACTATCATGGATgacatttataaaagaaaagtttTTGCAATCCCAAATACCAGCACCATATTCAACAATTGGAAGCAACAAATTctcatataattttgaaaatacattatgAGTAACACCATCTAAAATTTTGTACCTAGCTATAACAAGACCAAGTGCTCTAATTGATCATCTGATCTAGACCTAAATCTGTATAAGTAGTAGAGAATTCAATGATATCATTCCagcatttaaatttatcatacGACCTATTAACAGAAGGTTTtctaaaatgcaaaatattacCTTTTTTGGAACTAATGGTCAAACAATTATCTCCAAATCTAATGCACGCAGGAAATCTTCCAATAATCACAAATGACGCTCGAATGacaatagtttttaaaaaagtcaaatgaagtacgaagttAAGTAAATAAATCTATTCCTTAAAGTTTTCTTATTGTTTCAAGCAATTCACAGATGATATAACCTATATTATAGAATACTTACAGATGCAATCATTGAACTGgttttacagctaatttcccaATGCTTATAGAGTTAAACTTTGGCAAGCTTACTTACTTAGtttgtaaaaatgttaattCAAGCTTTGTAATTAACATTGAAATCTTCATACATTATATATAGGCATTTTAAcctgtataaattatatttgaatttaattgggcATTATCTAAACTActattgtacaatatacaaacaaaacaacgaGCACACTAACCAAATTCTTGCCCTACATGcattaagaaacaaaatatcccgacctttttttaaacagatttttaaaaaaaatataaagaagtaatgtcttacaaaaaaacaactttgttattcattttgttatttttaatcatttatctttaaGACAATATTTACAGAATATTTCTTAAAGATTTACATCAAAAGTAATAAgtaactagtatctcaattgtttgtaaaacaattgaaaggtctttcctgtaaaagtgatgttttcgtaatgttctttgtacgacctttcgttcgatatacgacaagcatagcttctgtaacttttcgctttttacacttaatgacctcatccgcctacattttttagatcggaagtatgatatatgtaacacagggtagatgagctttcatttgatatgcgacaacgccatgttttaaaaagtttgatttttgcacttaataacctcatccaaccaatttttggaggttgggaatttgatatttcaaatgtatacatcatgacctttcatatgatatacaacaaccctatcgtaaaagaaaatttattttttgcactcaatgaccccatccaaccaatttttgggggacgtcaatttgaaatttgaaatgtacgctttatgttctttcatttgatatgcgacaaccttaccatctgagaaatttgaatgtttgcactaaatgaccccacccttccccctgggatgaaaagggggtttaaaattttctttttttaagtagagtttattgagaccttcaatttgatatatcagatgaccccatttgacaaagtgcaaataatgatgcaatatcaactatataaatagaagttatgaaacttacaaagtcaatgcaaaacatgaaaatttcaaattgattttttggtgttttttttccatggaatgtttttggtatttggtcaaacacataactatgtcaacctcttcaatttctaaaacatttttcgtggtaagctcttgatgattcagaaatacatgcctccgctcgcaaaacttcaaactgcattatctgtaaaacgacaatagacatctcaaatctgttaaatgataaatgatctacagttgaaggacaacattatagaaaaagaatgtggacaatttcaaagttcaccaaggtcacaattaatcatcaaatatatgatgcaatacaaaacttgagaaccggaagtcgtagagacatgggactatcaccattcaactcaggaccacttgacctttcaaatgtcacaaggtcaaggtcatagtataatgtgaaggtcaaggtgaaattgcaTCATGACgtaacattgacctcaaattgaaggtcttgaattactgatcatctttgcagtatatagtaggttgatatctgttaccttaaaaaagatatacacaaaatactagatttttaagaatcatcccgttgtaacttttgaacagacagtcggacaTTTTTcggttaataatataaaatgtagagctcgtcgagaggaacattttatacgctgtatgtatgcagcaaagtcttatcgttttcctaatatgtaagcttgaaattgcagcgtaatttttttttgcactcagtgacctttgaccttgggtgcatattcaaggtcacatgaattacagATTATTGGTGCAGGTCCCAAgtttctacgacttccggttctgaaaataaaaaaattctaaaactgttcacaatttttcaaggggaataactccttataagggttaataacaaaatgattgtatatgttcaataacattgccatctgttcttgtacatgttaccgttttcaaatcgattctgtcttgaatactttttgctaaaaatgtaaaagaaagaaattgcttcaaggggacataactctcataagggatgatgaaatccttagcagcctcatatggtaacatatcatgataagatctagctattgtccaaataaggtcatgatatcttttaaaacatttaaggggggccatgttgaaaaaaatcaataaaagggagataacttctaaaggggatgatgaaatcctacaaaagttcatcttgtaaaagttcatgatgaggtctatc
Above is a window of Mytilus trossulus isolate FHL-02 chromosome 4, PNRI_Mtr1.1.1.hap1, whole genome shotgun sequence DNA encoding:
- the LOC134716747 gene encoding zinc transporter ZIP1-like, which gives rise to MDVVLVKVLILFGLFVATFLFGFIPVKCIYHYRKNLETSRVYRRVLSTLNCFAAGVFMATCLLDLLPETIEALEPHIKESAKFEHYPVAQFIMVMGLMLMLAVEQCVMIYQEKREIISHDSNDTMRMKAIKTERTVLSSKDDFRISYISSSGVEIDDHAVEKKSKDLESCVTLSVKNSETNSSTLRSILLLVALSLHSIFEGIAGGLEKQTTDVVEIFIGISIHKVIVAFSLGMALSQSELTFWAQIRSIVTFALATPIGMVIGLLIIEFGQGTTSSLAVGILQGIACGTFLYVTFFEILQHELTKPDIRLIKTLFLFLGFICMSGLFLIHDHDEN